The following proteins come from a genomic window of Sorghum bicolor cultivar BTx623 chromosome 3, Sorghum_bicolor_NCBIv3, whole genome shotgun sequence:
- the LOC8084858 gene encoding mitochondrial import receptor subunit TOM7-1: MASRPSLKSKPKGKGGKKGGAADEDATAAATTVRLVKEWTTWTMKKAKVVAHYGFIPLVIVIGMNSEPKPSVFQLLSPV, encoded by the coding sequence ATGGCGTCGCGTCCGTCGCTGAAGTCGAAGCCCAAGGGCAAGGGCGGGAAGAAGGGCGGCGCCGCCGACGAGGACGCCACCGCGGCGGCGACCACGGTGCGGCTCGTGAAGGAGTGGACCACGTGGACGATGAAGAAGGCCAAGGTGGTGGCGCACTACGGCTTCATCCCGCTCGTCATCGTCATCGGCATGAACTCCGAGCCCAAGCCCTCCGTCTTCCAGCTCCTCTCCCCCGTCTGA